In the Methanosphaera stadtmanae DSM 3091 genome, ATGGATGTAACCATTTTACGAACCATATTCCAAAGAAAACTCTCACCTACAATAGTAAATATAAGAACATCTTCGTCTACTTCTAGATTAACATCAATTATTTTTCTATTGGGATTTTTTTCATTTCTTTTAGAAAAATTTCTAAAATTATGTTTTCCAATAAAAGATTCCATTGCAACATGCATCTTAGTAATATCTAAATTCTTCTTTTCAAAGGGACTAATGGGTTGAATATATGTGTATGTTCTAGTTAGGGGAAATCTAACCTTAAAACCATATGGAACACGAGCTTCTCCAATAATCTTTATATCATCAGGTAATAGGCCATTTAATTGATTTATATGAATATCTTCATCTGTAATAAATGAAATAACATTTCCAGTAGAATGAACTCCCTTATCTGTTCTACCAGCTACAGAATAATGGGCAGTCCATGTATCTTCAATAATATTTGTTTCCTTAAAAACTCTAAGTAATTCACCTTCAACTGTTCTATAATTTGGTTGTCTTTGGTATCCATGAAAATTAGAACCAATATAAGCTATTTTTAATGCAACTCGTCTCATATAATAACAAACTCTACTTATTTTTTCTATATATGTATATGTAAAATATTCTTTAAGTTTTTTATCAACATATTAAACGTTAATAACATAATATATTAAACATATAAATTTAAAATAATTAGAACTTTTTTATAAAAAAATGAGTTGAATATAATGATTATAATACCAGCAGTAGATATTAAAAATGGGAAATGTGTACAGTTAGTACAAGGAGAACCTGGAACAGAACAAGTAGTAATTGAAAATCCTGCAGAAGTAGCAAAACAATGGGAACAAAAGGGAGCAAAAAAATTACATATTGTTGATTTAGATGGTGCACTAGGTAGTGGAAGAAATCTTTCAATAGTCAAAGAAATAATAGAAAAAACAAAGTCTCCTATTCAATTGGGTGGAGGAATAAGATCCGTTAGTGATGCAAAGAAATTACTTGAAATTGGAGTTAACACTGTAATAATAGGTACAATGGCAATTAAAAATCCAGAAATAATCAAGGAATTATCTAGTGAATATGGTTGTGAAAGAATCTGTGTTTCTTTAGATAGTAAAAACAACAAAGTAGTAACACATGGCTGGAAAGAATCTACAGATAAAACACCAATTGAATATGCTAAATTATTTGAAAAAATGGGTGCAGGTTCAATACTATTTACAAATGTGGATGTTGAAGGGTTATTAAATGGAATAAATCTTGAACCTATAAAAGAATTATTAAATAATGTCTCTATTCCAATAATATATTCTGGTGGTATAACTTCTGTTGATGATTTAAAAGTTTTATCAGATATTGGAGTAGATTATGTTGTAATTGGTTCTGCATTATACAAAGGATTAATAACATTAGAAGATGCTTTAAAATATCAAAAATAGATTAGGGGGTATTTAAATTAAAGTTATGGCTTCAGGAACATTTGATATAATACATCCAGGTCATGGTTTTTACTTATCAGAATCAAAAAAACTTGGTGGAGATAATGCAATTTTAATGGTTGTTGTTGCAACAGATAAAACAGTTAAAAATCATAAACGAGTACCTATTGTGGGTGAAAAACAACGGTGTGAAATGGTATCTATGTTAAAAGGTGTTGATGAAGCATATGTTGGGGATGAAAAAGATCCTTTTAAAATAGTTAAAGAAAAAAAGCCAGACATAATAACGATAGGTCCTGATCAAAACTTCAATCCAGACTCATTACACAAATCTCTTCTAAAAAAGGGATTAGACATAAAAGTTGTTAAAATAAATGATTATAAAAAATTTGAATTAGATAGTAGTTGTAAAATTATACGTAAAATAAAACAAACAGATTTTGATATGGATTATTTGGAAAATTGCCAATAGTGAATATATAAAATTTAATGAGTATATTGATGTTATTTCTTTTAATATGTCATTTAGGTGGATATGGGAATAGAATATTTTTTGATTATTTGGGTATATTAATTAGTATAATAAATCCATCAATAATAAAATTAATATATAAATTATTTTATAAATATATATAATATTAATTCTTGATAAAAAAGGGAGGTTTCTCATGGTAGCAAAAGAATATTATGATACATTATTAAAAATTACTGATATAATGGAAGAAAAAGGTGGAGGTATTATTTATATTCGTAATGAACCTGATTGTTACACAATAGGTACTCGTTATTATGATGAGGATATTGCAGAATTTTTAGATAATACTGTAGAAGAATGGTTTGGAGAAGAATCCACCCTTCAAAAGAAATCTAAAAAACGATCTAAAAAACAAGATAAAGTAGAAGAATTATACTACTTATGGAAAATAACTTTACCAGAATAAATTTTATCCTTCTAGTCGAAATAGCCTAACATTTAATAGGTAGAATGAATTAGACAAAAGAAAGAATTACTTAGAATAAATCAGTAGTAATGCATGTCATGGTTTAAAGATAATTATTTAAGCCTAAAAAAAGTATGCTATGATTAAAAATAAACCCATGGACTATGGGGGATAGCTCGATTAATCTAAACTATAATGTTTATTGCCCGAGAATCCTAGACTTTTATATGTCAGGAGTAAGTCAATAACCTTCACTATTTTTTTAATACTTTTAATATATTATGAAGAATTTCAGATAATTTATTAAATAAATTATTACTTAATATAATAATAGATTAAGAGAAGTTAATGTGTTATAAGAATTTTTGTATTTATTTTTTATATTCATTAAGGTGGATTTTGTGATAGAAGAAATATATAATAAATCATTAGATAATGAAATTACTAAAGAAGATGCTATAGAATTAGTCAGATCTGCAAATCAGTTTGAATTATTTGATACTGCTGATAAATTAAGACAAACTATTGTTGGTGATAAAGTAACTTATGTTGTTAATAAGGCTATTGATATAACTGATAATTGTATGATTGGCTGTAAATTCTGTTCTTTTAGAAATTTTGAAAATTATAAAATGACTAATGAAGAAATTTCTGAAAGTATTGTTCAGGCAAAAACAGTGGGAGCTACTGAGATATGTTTATTTGGCGGAATTACTAGGGATATGGATATAGATTATTATTGTAATCTTATCGAAAATATTAAAAATCAACATGAAATATGTTTACATGCATTATCTCCTGCAGAAATATATCAAACTGCTAAAAATTCAAATATAACTACTTTTGAAGCTTTAAGTAGGTTAAAAGATGTAGGAATGGATACAATGACTGGTGCATCTGCAGAAATTTTAGTTGATTCAATAAGAAAACAAATCTGTCCAAATAAGGTATCTACAGCCGATTGGGCAAAGATTGTTAAGGAAGCTCATGAATTGGGAATTCCAACAACTTCAACTATAATGTATGGAAGTATTGAAACATGGGAAGATAGGATAGAACACATGTTTTTATTAAAGGAAATTCAGGAAGAAACTCATGGATTTACTGAATTTGTTCCAATGACATTTTTAGGTGAAAATAATGAGCTTGGAAAAATATCTAATGGTGCTACAGGTATTGAGGATTTAAAAATCCATGCAATTTCCAGAATAATCTTTGGGGATGTAATTCCAAATATTCAAGTTTCATGGGTAAAGTTAGGCCTAAGAATGACACAAGTTGCTCTAACATGTGGTGCTAATGATATTGGTGGAACAATGATTGAAGATAAAATATCCACAGCTGCAGGTGGTGGTTATGGTGGATATTTACCTGTAGAAAAAATCAAACAATTAATTAAGGATATTGGTAGAATTCCACAAGAGAGAACTACTAAGTATGAAATGTTGTAATTGTTTTTAAGAAGAAGTATGTATTAATATGATATGTATTTCAACACTATTTTTTTTTATTTTATTGAATTATTCTCTATTTTATAATAAATATAAAAAAAAGGGGGGGGGAAGTCAGATTCATGTATGTTTGTTAAGCATTTTTGTACGTTCTTGTGATGTTAATTCGTCTACTATTTCTATAGGTTTTCCATGATCTAAAAGTTTTCCCTCACGCATTAATGCTGCAGTGTCACAACATTCAAGTACAAAGTCCATATCGTGTGATATTATAATAAAAGTTTGGTCAAGTTCTTCACGAGCATTTAATATTGATTCTGTAACATTACGTCTTGTTATAGGATCCATTGTACCAGTAGGTTCATCTAATATTATTATGTTTGGTTCTTTAATAAGAATCTGTGCAAGAGCGACTCTGTGTCTTTCTCCACCACTCATTTGATCAGGATATTTTTCAAGTAATGATGCTGCTTCTTCTTCTTTAAATCCAACAGCTGTTAATACATGTAATGATTTCATTTTTGCAAATTCTGAGGGTAAGTCAAGACTAATTGCATCAGTTAAATTTCCAAGTATTGTTTTATATGGGTATAGACTGAAATCTTGGTGTAATAATCCTATATGTGGTGTTACACGTCCTCTGTGCATTGGTCCTTTTTTAGACATATCTATCCATTCTTCACCAAGTCTTATTTCAATTTCTCCATCACTTGGTTCTATAAGTCCTGCAATTAATTTTGAAAGTGTTGTTTTTCCAGCTCCACTTAATCCTACAACACTTGCAATTTCTCCTTCATTAATTGTTAGTGTTACTCCATCAACTGATTTTACAACTCCCCGTGTTGTTGAGAAATAATACTTTTTAAGATCATCCATTTTAATTAAAGCATCACCTATTGTTACTGCCGGATGTTTTTTAGGTAATGGTATTTCTTTAATGAATTTTGAAACAATATCTTCAGGTTTACCTTCATCTATTATTTTTCCATTATCTAACCATATAACTCTGTCAGATAAATCTTCAATTACTTCAGGCCAGTGTGAATTTATAATCATGGTAATATTTTTATTTTTAACACCACTAAGTAGAGCAGAATGTATTAATTTTGCTGTTTTAGGGTCAAGAGTACCTGTAGGTTCATCAGCTAAGAATACCATTGGATTTTTTGCTAATTGTCTTGCTAATACAATTCTTTGTTTTTCTCCTCCACTTAAATCACGGGCAATGTGAGTTGTTCTATGTTCCATGCGTGTCATTTTAAGAAGTTTTATTGCTTTGTTAACATTATCTTCATCACGTTGATTTTCAAAGGATTTCATTATATTTTCAATTACTGTTTCTTCTTCATATAATGCAAATGTTCTTTGTAACATGATGGATATTCTTTTTTTAATGTCTAAAAATTCTTTTCTAGAACAGTTCCATAGATTTATTTCTCTAAGTTCTGTTTTTTCTCCACAGGAACATGTTTGTCCTGCAGTAGATGGTGTATCTACATGATTACATTTTGGACAGTATGCAACATGGTATATTACTTCTCCTTCATCTGGTATATACTCAGGAATACCACGTAACATATTTAGTAGTACTGATTTTCCAGATCCACTTCTTCCAAGAATACCAAGAACTTCTCCTTCTTCAATTTCTAAGTTAATGTTGTCTAGTACAATAGTATTGTCAAATTTTTTTGTAACATTTTTAACTTCAATAAAACTCATTTTTTTACACCTAATCAAAGTAATTTTTTTGTTTCTAATAAATTTAGTTTCGATTCATTCAAACTTGTTTATATATTATAATATGTTATTTACTATTATTATATTAACCTACAATAAAATCTATTAATATTTTTTCATAACCTCTAAATTTATAATAATTTGTAATAATTTGTAATAAACTTTTTATTAGATTAGAAGTATATATAAAAATATATATAATTATAATTTTTATTATTTATTTTTACATTATGTATACACATTAAAAATTATAATCACTTCAATCACATAAAGAGGTTAAAGCATGCTCACAGCAGTTCAAAGAGAGATTTTACAAAGTTTAATTAATTTATATAGAAAATCCAAATGTACTTCCGTTAAATGTGAAAGTATAGCTGATTTGATGGGTAGAAATTCTGGAACAATACGTAATCAAATGCAATCTTTACGTAGTTTAGGATTAGTTCAAGGTGTTCCTGGACCAAGAGGAGGATATAAACCTACATTGGAGGCATATCATACTCTAAATATAGAAAATGATCCATGTGAAATTCATGTACCAATATATGTTAATGGCGCAATTGTTTCAGATATTTCCGTTAATAAAATAGAATTTACCAGTATTTTAAGACCAGGGGATTGTGAAGCAACAATTTCAGTATTAGGGGATATTAAACAATTAGATCTTGATGATACTATTAAAATTGGTCCAACTCCTGTAAATAATTTAACTGTTGATGGAACAATTATTGGAAGGGATGATGTAGATAATGTACTTCTAATTAAAACAAAAAATATTATAAGTATTCCTAATGTTAAACTAAGGGATATTGCTACTCAACAGATAAAAAGTATAACTCCTCAAATGCAACTTACTGATATTTGTAAAATATTATCAGAAAATAATCAAATAGGAGCACCAATAGTTGATGATGATAACAACATATTAGGTGTTATAAGATATTCTGATATTATAGATGCTGTAGCTGCTAATAAGATGGATAGTACTGCTGAGGAGTTTATGCGCGAGTCTGTTGTAACTGCAAGAGATAATATTAGTTTATCAAATGGTATGACATTATTACTACAAAATGATGTAACAGCATTAATATTATTAGATAAGAATAATGAAATTTATGGAATTGTATCATTTAATGATATGTTAAAAAGATTATTAGATTCTTCAAATTAATCTTTTTCCAACTTATTTTATTTCAACTCCCAGAAATTTTTTTTAAATTTATTTTTTTATGAGGTTAATTACAATGAAAGTTAAACATTTAAATATAACAGAAAACATGACAATCTCTGAATTTATAACTCAACTAGATGAATCAGGTGTTTTAGGGGCAGGTAGAATTGCACATGCAACAAATTTACTTGCAGATTCAATGAAAGATCCTGAAACAAAGATATTTCTAAGTCTGGCAGGACCAATGGTTCCTGGAGGATTAAGAAAGGTAGTTCGAGATTTAGTAAAAAATGGATATGTTGATTTGATAATATCAAGTGGAGCAAATTTAACACATGACTTAGTAGAATCATTTGGTGGAAGACATTATGCAGGTTTACATGAAGATGATGAATCACTACAAGATAGTGGAATTGGACGTATAGGTGATATCTATACAAAATCTGAGGACTTTGAAGTGTTTGAAGAGGAAATACATAAAATATTTGCTAAGATAAATGAGAAATATAATTCAATATCCATTCAAAAATTTTTATATGAAATTGGATTGTTAATTGAGGATGATGAATCTATTATTAAAACAGCAGCTTCTAACAATGTTCCAATATTTGCACCAGGCTTAATTGATTGTATGATTGGATTACAACTATGGATTTACTGTCAAGATCATGATTTTACAATAAGTGCAGTGGAAGATATGGCATATTTATCTGATTTTGTATATAACTCTAAAAATGTAACTGCATGCATGCTTGGTGGAGGATTACCAAAACATTATACCTTAGCATCTAACATATTAACTGGTGGAATTGATGCTGGAATTCAAATTACATTAGATAGGAGTGAAGGTGGAAGTTT is a window encoding:
- a CDS encoding adenylyltransferase/cytidyltransferase family protein; this encodes MASGTFDIIHPGHGFYLSESKKLGGDNAILMVVVATDKTVKNHKRVPIVGEKQRCEMVSMLKGVDEAYVGDEKDPFKIVKEKKPDIITIGPDQNFNPDSLHKSLLKKGLDIKVVKINDYKKFELDSSCKIIRKIKQTDFDMDYLENCQ
- a CDS encoding deoxyhypusine synthase, which gives rise to MKVKHLNITENMTISEFITQLDESGVLGAGRIAHATNLLADSMKDPETKIFLSLAGPMVPGGLRKVVRDLVKNGYVDLIISSGANLTHDLVESFGGRHYAGLHEDDESLQDSGIGRIGDIYTKSEDFEVFEEEIHKIFAKINEKYNSISIQKFLYEIGLLIEDDESIIKTAASNNVPIFAPGLIDCMIGLQLWIYCQDHDFTISAVEDMAYLSDFVYNSKNVTACMLGGGLPKHYTLASNILTGGIDAGIQITLDRSEGGSLSGAPLEEAKSWAKAKKGSNLVTVVGDATVLFPLIVAGALDKIK
- the atwA gene encoding methyl coenzyme M reductase system, component A2; translation: MSFIEVKNVTKKFDNTIVLDNINLEIEEGEVLGILGRSGSGKSVLLNMLRGIPEYIPDEGEVIYHVAYCPKCNHVDTPSTAGQTCSCGEKTELREINLWNCSRKEFLDIKKRISIMLQRTFALYEEETVIENIMKSFENQRDEDNVNKAIKLLKMTRMEHRTTHIARDLSGGEKQRIVLARQLAKNPMVFLADEPTGTLDPKTAKLIHSALLSGVKNKNITMIINSHWPEVIEDLSDRVIWLDNGKIIDEGKPEDIVSKFIKEIPLPKKHPAVTIGDALIKMDDLKKYYFSTTRGVVKSVDGVTLTINEGEIASVVGLSGAGKTTLSKLIAGLIEPSDGEIEIRLGEEWIDMSKKGPMHRGRVTPHIGLLHQDFSLYPYKTILGNLTDAISLDLPSEFAKMKSLHVLTAVGFKEEEAASLLEKYPDQMSGGERHRVALAQILIKEPNIIILDEPTGTMDPITRRNVTESILNAREELDQTFIIISHDMDFVLECCDTAALMREGKLLDHGKPIEIVDELTSQERTKMLNKHT
- the hisA gene encoding 1-(5-phosphoribosyl)-5-[(5-phosphoribosylamino)methylideneamino]imidazole-4-carboxamide isomerase, whose amino-acid sequence is MIIIPAVDIKNGKCVQLVQGEPGTEQVVIENPAEVAKQWEQKGAKKLHIVDLDGALGSGRNLSIVKEIIEKTKSPIQLGGGIRSVSDAKKLLEIGVNTVIIGTMAIKNPEIIKELSSEYGCERICVSLDSKNNKVVTHGWKESTDKTPIEYAKLFEKMGAGSILFTNVDVEGLLNGINLEPIKELLNNVSIPIIYSGGITSVDDLKVLSDIGVDYVVIGSALYKGLITLEDALKYQK
- the truA gene encoding tRNA pseudouridine(38-40) synthase TruA, which produces MRRVALKIAYIGSNFHGYQRQPNYRTVEGELLRVFKETNIIEDTWTAHYSVAGRTDKGVHSTGNVISFITDEDIHINQLNGLLPDDIKIIGEARVPYGFKVRFPLTRTYTYIQPISPFEKKNLDITKMHVAMESFIGKHNFRNFSKRNEKNPNRKIIDVNLEVDEDVLIFTIVGESFLWNMVRKMVTSIMEVGYGKLDINDINELLKPKELRQFIRLQPAPANGLILSDMEYKNIKFKDSEYAKNKLVEFLKKEYMLHEQEKKADCRLIKILKK
- the cofH gene encoding 5-amino-6-(D-ribitylamino)uracil--L-tyrosine 4-hydroxyphenyl transferase CofH; translated protein: MIEEIYNKSLDNEITKEDAIELVRSANQFELFDTADKLRQTIVGDKVTYVVNKAIDITDNCMIGCKFCSFRNFENYKMTNEEISESIVQAKTVGATEICLFGGITRDMDIDYYCNLIENIKNQHEICLHALSPAEIYQTAKNSNITTFEALSRLKDVGMDTMTGASAEILVDSIRKQICPNKVSTADWAKIVKEAHELGIPTTSTIMYGSIETWEDRIEHMFLLKEIQEETHGFTEFVPMTFLGENNELGKISNGATGIEDLKIHAISRIIFGDVIPNIQVSWVKLGLRMTQVALTCGANDIGGTMIEDKISTAAGGGYGGYLPVEKIKQLIKDIGRIPQERTTKYEML
- a CDS encoding CBS domain-containing protein, translated to MLTAVQREILQSLINLYRKSKCTSVKCESIADLMGRNSGTIRNQMQSLRSLGLVQGVPGPRGGYKPTLEAYHTLNIENDPCEIHVPIYVNGAIVSDISVNKIEFTSILRPGDCEATISVLGDIKQLDLDDTIKIGPTPVNNLTVDGTIIGRDDVDNVLLIKTKNIISIPNVKLRDIATQQIKSITPQMQLTDICKILSENNQIGAPIVDDDNNILGVIRYSDIIDAVAANKMDSTAEEFMRESVVTARDNISLSNGMTLLLQNDVTALILLDKNNEIYGIVSFNDMLKRLLDSSN